The following coding sequences are from one Neodiprion lecontei isolate iyNeoLeco1 chromosome 7, iyNeoLeco1.1, whole genome shotgun sequence window:
- the LOC107225602 gene encoding uncharacterized protein LOC107225602, producing the protein MKTDANGRDDFRRVLQDAVDDAGNVRTGTSGCNWRSWILTVSRPERTVRGAARARITARGVGDDYVRAGKGAVTYVSVHLTPNCAAAESLAKVALLEDGLRDLPGDLVVAGDLNARTVEWGMTVTNKRGRLLLEMAVRLDLVVANTGDIPTYGRPGFGDSIPDVTMTTDRTLPRIGRWRVLEGYTASDHQYIAYEVAGETRMTRTRTQHPPRWNVDKVDVLKFSAVLAAVPAPITDVPPELTGRQRAKRLADETAKLTTRLCDSTMPKRRYGRNRPPQYWWTDEIAELRKSCLAKRRRVTRAGGRPERETLQAEYKTEQKRLTHAIRDSKTRC; encoded by the exons ATGAAGACAGACGCCAACGGACGAGACGACTTCAGAcgcgtcctgcaggacgcAGTCGACGACGCAGGCAACGTCAGGACCGGGACCTCTGGGTGCAACTGGAGATCATGGATCTTGACTGTGTCACGACCGGAAAGGAC GGTGAGGGGCGCTGCCCGAGCCCGGATAACCGCTCGTGGCGTCGGGGACGACTACGTCCGGGCTGGCAAGGGCGCTGTCACTTACGTCAGCGTCCACCTGACCCCAAACTGCGCCGCGGCGGAGTCCCTGGCGAAGGTTGCGCTCCTCGAGGACGGACTCAGGGACCTGCCCGGGGACCTCGTGGTCGCGGGGGACCTCAACGCGAGGACGGTCGAGTGGGGCATGACGGTGACGAACAAACGCGGACGGCTGCTACTGGAGATGGCCGTAAGGCTGGACCTAGTGGTGGCAAACACAGGAGACATACCTACGTACGGACGGCCGGGATTTGGCGACTCCATCCCGGACGTAACGATGACGACGGACAGAACTTTGCCACGGATCGGGCGGTGGCGGGTGCTCGAGGGCTACACGGCCAGCGATCATCAGTACATCGCCTACGAAGTGGCAGGAGAGACAAGGatgacacggacgaggacccAGCACCCCCCGCGGTGGAACGTAGACAAAGTCGACGTACTGAAGTTCTCGGCGGTGCTAGCGGCAGTGCCGGCCCCAATTACCGACGTTCCCCCAGAGCTGACTGGCCGGCAAAGGGCGAAAAGACTAGCAGACGAGACGGCCAAACTGACGACGCGGCTGTGCGACAGCACAATGCCAAAACGACGGTACGGACGTAACAGACCACCACAATACTGGTGGACGGACGAGATAGCCGAGCTGCGGAAGAGTTGCCTGGCAAAACGACGACGGGTTACGAGAGCTGGAGGGAGACCCGAGAGGGAAACCCTCCAGGCCGAGTACAAGACTGAACAAAAACGACTTACTCACGCCATCAGAGACAGCAAGACGCGATGCTAG